TGCCATGCACCACCTGTTCAcccaacaaaaaataataggattaCTCCAaatcttacccatggatgtcgtaaaaggcgactacggaataggcttataaacttgggattcttactttaggcgatgggctagcaacctgtcactattagaatctcaattatggccaaaacgtggcctatcaggcttttcaagtctgctggctctatctaccccgcgagggttatagacgtgattttatgtatgttaatttaatattggtatGGAAAGCCGTTTCAAATCAAGCGGCCGACCTTTCCCATTGTCTTATCTTTATAGTGTAGTACAAGACCTGGATTTCCGAAGCATAACCGCTAAGGTTACAACCAGAAACACactaattaagaaaatttaataaataacatgtgTTTAGATTATCCCAAACTTTACAAGTACATGTTTTCACCaaagtcaattttttttttaaagcactttaaatttaatataatattggcTTCATGCTATAGATACCAAATATATACCATATATATACTCAAAGGCACTGTCAATAATGGAAAAATACTAGGTAGTACATACTTCTAATGTACTTGTCCGCCTTCATACCGCCTGCAGCTTAGAAgcgctgtttttttttatgattttaaagcAATGTGATGTCATAATATTCCTACAACATTAAATTCATATACAGTTCATGCAAATGGATTCATCATACATTTCGCGAAGCCACGAGTATATCACTTATATTAAATTCAGTCGACTACACAAAAAAGGGAACCAATAACgaacaataaaattgttaattttgaaaacactaatatgtaacatattaatgaaacaaattaagatttatagaacactaaataaataagacgGGTCGAACGGTAATATACAAAGGGAtatcatttataatttcatcaggatatacaaaacattaatttacatCATGTTACACAAAATGTCACCGGAAAATAACAAGAACCgcatatttattaacttactaggaaatttaaaaaatgtcataGAATTAGACCTTTATTATTGCAATCTAACGAAAGTTTACAAAtttcttaaaacattttttaaaacctgcggttcttgtttttttctgatgagagagagagagagagatacaTTGAACAGTTAACAAGTGTTCTCAACTCAACTTCAATAATTTAGAGGACTTCAAATTGGAGatgttttattatgatttttgtCATTTTGTCACTGATTGAGTTGATATTGACGAGATCATAGATCTACGTGAGGAAAAATTATACTGCTTATTGCTGccaaaactatcgctgtttcgctttttattatgtcgtGAAACGGGGCAGGAATAGTTTATCGTGCGATACAAACTTCGTCGGTTGCTGTCattgtatacataaaattgaGTCCAgggtacatatatattaaaaacgtCAGTGGCaaaaattcatttcattcactCACCAACAGAAGCATTGACTAATCCACTTCAATTTGTTCACCTAACTATCTCTTAAATATCCTGCGCACTGCTGGAACTGGCGTTCCGTGTCCGTTTACTGCCCGACGCACTCTTATTCTTATGTCTTTTAGCACTGTCTTCTTCACTAACACTGTTACACCTTTGTTTCGGGCTCATCATAGTATCCGAGCTGACCGACTCCCGTTGTGATTTCTTGCGTTGTCGCTTGGGAACGTTTTCGCCTATGTGCATTTCGTTGAACAGCCGCTGCCTCGCTTCCCAATGTAGGTTTTGACGTTGCATTACGTCTGGGTATTTCGCTTCGAAGGCGAGGTCTGGGGGTAAGAGTAACTCCCAGCCGTTGGCGGGGTTGTATTTGGCCACAGAACTGAGGACTTCGGTGACTTCTCGAGGTGGGAGACGTACGGCCGCGGCGACCTTCCGCCGATCCACGTACGGCAGTTGGGTGAACAGGTACAGCTGGAAATGATAGGACAGATTGAAATGATCGTTATTGTGTGCCTttcaataaaactataaactGTGCAGTGGAATCTAAACCTGGAGTTGATAAGCCTCTTCCGCCAAATTCCAAATCTTGAGTCAGCTTCTATTAGCTATCACATGCTTCTTTAGCAGATTGCGATACTGTCTATATTATCAGCAGAATCCTATGAGAGTGACGGTTCACTAATTGATTGCCTCCTGCGATTTAGTGATACATTGTTTAACAAAAGCTCAGATTAAGACTTAGAAAAAACTTAggaaagaatatttatttttcaaacaaataaaagctGGCGGGCCTCGCGAACACGTCGCTGGAGCACATGtctgtatatatctatacactCACCACGTGGTCGCGGGCGGCGCACAGCGCGCGCTGCGGCACGCTGGCGGGCCTCGCGAACACGTCGCTGGAGCACATGtctgtatatatctatacactCACCACGTGGTCGCGGGCGGCGCACAGCGCGCGCTGCGGCACGCTGGCGGGCCTCGCGAACACGTCGCTGGAGCACATGtctgtatatatctatacactCACCACGTGGTCGCGGGCGGCGCACAGCGCGCGCTGCGGCACGCTGGCGGGCCTCGCGAACACGTCGCTGGAGCACATGtctgtatatatctatacactCACCACGTGGTCGCGGGCGGCGCACAGCGCGCGCTGCGGCACGCTGGCGGGCCTCGCGAACACGTCGCTGGAGCACATGtctgtatatatctatacactCACCACGTGGTCGCGGGCGGCGCACAGCGCGCGCTGCGGCACGCTGGCGGGCCTCGCGAACACGTCGCTGGAGCACATGtctgtatatatctatacactCACCACGTGGTCGCGGGCGGCGCACAGCGCGCGCTGCGGCACGCTGGCGGGCCTCGCGAACACGTCGCTGGAGCACATGtctgtatatatctatacactCACCACGTGGTCGCGGGCGGCGCACAGCGCGCGCTGCGGCACGCTGGCGGGCCTCGCGAACACGTCGCTGGAGCACATGtctgtatatatctatacactCACCACGTGGTCGCGGGCGGCGCACAGCGCGCGCTGCGGCACGCTGGCGGGCCTCGCGAACACGTCGCTGGAGCACATGtctgtatatatctatacactCACCACGTGGTCGCGGGCGGCGCACAGCGCGCGCTGCGGCACGCTGGCGGGCCTCGCGAACACGTCGCTGGAGCACATGtctgtatatatctatacactCACCACGTGGTCGCGGGCGGCGCACAGCGCGCGCTGCGGCACGCTGGCGGGCCTCGCGAACACGTCGCTGGAGCACATGtctgtatatatctatacactCACCACGTGGTCGCGGGCGGCGCACAGCGCGCGCTGCGGCACGCTGGCGGGCCTCGCGAACACGTCGCTGGAGCACATGtctgtatatatctatacactCACCACGTGGTCGCGGGCGGCGCACAGCGCGCGCTGCGGCACGCTGGCGGGCCTCGCGAACACGTCGCTGGAGCACATGtctgtatatatctatacactCACCACGTGGTCGCGGGCGGCGCACAGCGCGCGCTGCGGCACGCTGGCGGGCCTCGCGAACACGTCGCTGGAGCACATGtctgtatatatctatacactCACCACGTGGTCGCGGGCGGCGCACAGCGCGCGCTGCGGCACGCTGGCGGGACTCGCGAACACGTCGCTGGAGCACATGtctgtatatatctatacactCACCACGTGGTCGCGGGCGGCGCACAGCGCGCGCTGCGGCACGCTGGCGGGCCTCGCGAACACGTCGCTGGAGCACATGtctgtatatatctatacactCACCACGTGGTCGCGGGCGGCGCACAGCGCGCGCTGCGGCACGCTGGCGGGCCTCGCGAACACGTCGCTGGAGCACATGtctgtatatatctatacactCACCACGTGGTCGCGGGCGGCGCACAGCGCGCGCTGCGGCACGCTGGCGGGCCTCGCGAACACGTCGCTGGAGCGCGGCAGCCACAGCCCCCGCACGCACTGCGCGTGCGCACTCAGCGCCGACACGAGGCTCGCCTCGCTCGGGGGGCCTTCCGGGGTGCGGATCAGGGCGCGGATGTCCGCGAATGTGAGCATTTTTGCtggaaaaatttatataaatgagcACCTGGCACCACCTTCTCCGGACGAAAAAGgtttatctattatttatttctatctttgtggttaatagaaataataaaaagagagaTAATAAGACTTATGCCTCGTCAACATTCGCGAATGCGGGTAGTGTTGTGAGAAAGGgtacatttaatatatgtatgtgtgaaatAGTATATATCACAAAggtagtatgcagagatcatggcaagtggaaagaactAGTCTCAGCCTcagcctaccactccgggaaagaggcgtgattttatatatgtacgagtatgtgaAACAGAAAGTGTTCATACCGTTGATAAGCAGTTCCCGTATCTGTTCCCCCAGGGGCGGAGTCCCGGCGGCCGCGACGCCGGCCTCGtcggcgggcggcggcggcacCAGCGCGCGCACGTACTCGCGGGGGCGCAGCCCGAGCGACGACCCGCCTGATGTGTTCGCGCTAAACAGCTTCAGGCGCTCCAactatgtacgtacat
The Amyelois transitella isolate CPQ chromosome 12, ilAmyTran1.1, whole genome shotgun sequence DNA segment above includes these coding regions:
- the LOC106142563 gene encoding DNA-directed RNA polymerase III subunit RPC5, translated to MEEDDPVVQEIPVYLSQALAENLYIYQYPVRPANRDWKNVQVVNASIKPKNKLVRLEVGLDTTSDKFSDSKGEQIAINTDGYQESIRHVKDKDKSQYFRNGIMDKIVYESSTPCTETKHYAVAILQDKEIHCTPIQGIVQMRPSYSYYDKQDKNKHDKNKAEDSDEEEKEPEAQQVTVKFARQETEVAKKAREKSYEALSHKVLGEPWYDAMWRHSDSDQADLERLKLFSANTSGGSSLGLRPREYVRALVPPPPADEAGVAAAGTPPLGEQIRELLINAKMLTFADIRALIRTPEGPPSEASLVSALSAHAQCVRGLWLPRSSDVFARPASVPQRALCAARDHVLYLFTQLPYVDRRKVAAAVRLPPREVTEVLSSVAKYNPANGWELLLPPDLAFEAKYPDVMQRQNLHWEARQRLFNEMHIGENVPKRQRKKSQRESVSSDTMMSPKQRCNSVSEEDSAKRHKNKSASGSKRTRNASSSSAQDI